Proteins co-encoded in one Halorussus salinus genomic window:
- a CDS encoding ATP-binding protein → MTDLGDFSRSNEDDDSASAESSPSETGDFDANSSDSSTADGDTSGDADRDSPDDDFDVGDFETGTSSGATRDDDRFDAVSTDPRGTDTGIGTLSAAEGLRIGEDEDETHLQAYVTADNREEVRVGKYLLVPYPDGEKLFARVAALEYRQEYRVDDATEIHSKRAMRRDDIEETDYKLMADLEPVAILYEDGGGGERRDGADADLKRRMTDRVPKPKSVVREASDKAEIKTGLKMPEDGVFLGHLSVGGEKVQTAAEPPTIDYRLKDDYADGDPLVFRHTLVAGGTGSGKTHGAKNVLRQFLADERRYEMEDGAERRAAVVQFDPQDEYAQMHDDNPDVTRADERTWEAENVAHGGHDDTVAFVPKVGNSSYAADHHRAEQVEFTIPFSMVRNRPWLVAGASLNDNQYNALTMLIKRFFDQFGDSGTYREFVDYIDDPALREELDESGRVHEATYDAVKRRVIGSAFTDVFDQDARPITDQIRSFVTPGQLTVVPTYHVNDSRATEVVVLALASLLVDEKLSNSPRYDRVKETPLVVGMDEAHNFLTDADSVQARKVIGKFTEAAKQGRKERLGLFLITQDPQDIHEAVFKQINTTVVLNLGDEEAIKSVNIPANLEGKVPYMEKGQMVVYSPDNSEPVEIIGLSKCVTKHGRE, encoded by the coding sequence ATGACCGACCTCGGCGACTTCAGCAGGTCCAACGAAGACGACGACTCGGCGAGCGCCGAGTCGAGTCCCTCCGAGACCGGCGACTTCGACGCGAACTCCTCCGATAGCTCCACCGCCGACGGCGACACTTCGGGCGATGCCGACCGCGACAGCCCGGACGACGACTTCGACGTGGGCGACTTCGAGACCGGCACGTCGAGCGGAGCCACGCGCGACGACGACCGATTCGACGCCGTGTCCACCGACCCGCGGGGTACCGACACCGGCATCGGGACGCTCTCGGCGGCCGAGGGCCTCCGAATCGGCGAGGACGAGGACGAGACCCACCTCCAAGCCTACGTCACCGCCGACAACCGCGAGGAGGTCCGGGTCGGCAAGTACCTCCTCGTGCCCTACCCCGACGGCGAGAAGTTGTTCGCGCGCGTCGCCGCGCTCGAATACCGACAGGAGTACCGCGTGGACGACGCGACCGAGATTCACTCGAAGCGCGCGATGCGCCGCGACGACATCGAGGAGACCGACTACAAGCTGATGGCGGACCTCGAACCGGTCGCCATCCTGTACGAGGACGGCGGAGGCGGCGAGAGACGAGACGGCGCGGACGCCGACCTCAAGCGTCGGATGACCGACCGCGTGCCCAAGCCCAAGTCTGTCGTCCGCGAGGCCAGCGACAAGGCCGAGATCAAGACCGGGCTGAAGATGCCCGAGGACGGCGTGTTCCTCGGGCACCTCTCGGTCGGCGGTGAGAAAGTCCAGACCGCCGCGGAACCCCCGACCATCGACTATCGGCTCAAGGACGACTACGCCGACGGCGACCCGCTGGTCTTCCGGCACACGCTGGTCGCGGGCGGGACCGGTTCGGGGAAGACCCACGGCGCGAAGAACGTCCTCCGGCAGTTCCTCGCCGACGAGCGACGCTACGAGATGGAGGACGGCGCGGAGCGACGCGCCGCGGTCGTGCAGTTCGACCCCCAAGACGAGTACGCCCAGATGCACGACGACAACCCCGACGTGACCCGCGCCGACGAGCGCACGTGGGAGGCCGAGAACGTCGCCCACGGCGGCCACGACGACACCGTGGCGTTCGTGCCGAAGGTCGGGAACAGCTCCTACGCCGCCGACCACCACCGCGCCGAGCAGGTGGAGTTCACGATTCCGTTCTCGATGGTCCGGAATCGACCGTGGCTGGTCGCGGGCGCGAGCCTCAACGACAACCAGTACAACGCGCTGACGATGCTCATCAAGCGGTTTTTCGACCAGTTCGGCGACTCGGGGACCTACCGGGAGTTCGTGGACTACATCGACGACCCCGCCTTGCGGGAGGAACTCGACGAGTCGGGTCGGGTCCACGAAGCCACCTACGACGCGGTCAAGCGCCGTGTCATCGGCTCGGCGTTTACCGACGTGTTCGACCAAGACGCCCGGCCCATCACCGACCAGATTCGGTCGTTCGTCACGCCCGGCCAGTTGACCGTGGTCCCGACCTACCACGTCAACGACTCGCGGGCCACGGAGGTCGTCGTCCTCGCGCTCGCCAGCCTGCTGGTGGACGAGAAACTGTCGAACTCGCCGCGCTACGACCGCGTGAAGGAGACGCCGCTGGTCGTCGGGATGGACGAGGCCCACAACTTCCTGACCGACGCCGACAGCGTGCAGGCCCGGAAGGTCATCGGGAAGTTCACCGAGGCCGCCAAGCAGGGCCGCAAGGAGCGATTGGGCCTGTTCCTCATCACCCAAGACCCTCAGGACATCCACGAGGCCGTCTTCAAGCAGATAAACACGACGGTCGTCCTGAACTTGGGCGACGAGGAGGCCATCAAGAGCGTCAACATCCCGGCGAATCTGGAGGGGAAGGTGCCCTACATGGAGAAGGGCCAGATGGTCGTCTACTCGCCGGACAACTCCGAGCCGGTCGAGATTATCGGTCTCTCGAAGTGCGTGACCAAACACGGTCGGGAGTAG
- a CDS encoding DUF7113 family protein yields the protein MLLIRGEAGGTTLTGTLYERGERAPRFKGAPDEDAPYVWVCDEFYQVESGGTVQKVDGEEVNVAFESPMPRGFDTREQATEAAEDHIRTQFARIGIEADDVEITVEKQDVETAEPR from the coding sequence ATGCTACTCATCCGTGGCGAAGCAGGGGGCACCACCCTCACCGGCACGCTGTACGAGCGAGGGGAGCGCGCGCCGCGGTTCAAGGGCGCACCCGACGAGGACGCCCCCTACGTGTGGGTCTGCGACGAGTTCTATCAGGTCGAGAGCGGCGGCACGGTCCAGAAGGTAGACGGCGAGGAGGTCAACGTCGCGTTCGAGTCGCCGATGCCCCGCGGGTTCGACACCCGCGAGCAGGCGACCGAGGCCGCCGAGGACCACATCCGGACGCAGTTCGCGCGCATCGGCATCGAAGCCGACGACGTGGAGATTACCGTCGAGAAGCAGGATGTCGAGACCGCGGAACCCCGATAG
- a CDS encoding DNA double-strand break repair nuclease NurA produces the protein MTLDPVHFDGIAGLADHIDYDAEDRDHRDAAEDVWEHYLDPLYGDAAEPILEALGDQSRRRANCEEIALEEPPFPTTHGLDAGTLNPRPFKNGLVLDVAHAAMSATPSELDLHDCRTVVKALHSNDTSKTFGTDWEAYGEGSKRRIVHTHLPENQYEEDVVHALALYLAESSHALEHADRVSDFLLLDGPIYPKGVLRWYARSSVLTDLFEDSEHVSRILENYVELVETFAERGVPLAGFVKNVSAKSVVRTLKRETDFGPVPWAHDAGLFAQILERRELVGGEFERLTDDLTLTNWFESRAGLDGFFDDPDNPHLDRSLDPEEYKVTFCMVYDPRRDLVFKIEAPKVFTKDEATRERIERQILQEVALQRGPPRAIAKADDLAAIDRGSVGSLVKSFENSLDTELDENYNAVRWGRDY, from the coding sequence ATGACCCTCGACCCGGTGCATTTCGACGGCATCGCGGGGTTGGCCGACCACATCGACTACGACGCCGAGGACCGAGACCACCGGGACGCCGCCGAGGACGTGTGGGAACACTACCTCGACCCGCTGTACGGCGACGCGGCCGAGCCGATTCTCGAAGCGCTCGGCGACCAGTCGCGCCGCCGGGCGAACTGCGAGGAGATCGCCCTCGAAGAGCCGCCCTTCCCGACGACCCACGGCCTCGACGCCGGGACGCTGAACCCCCGGCCGTTCAAGAACGGACTAGTTCTCGACGTGGCCCACGCCGCGATGAGCGCCACGCCCTCGGAGTTGGACCTCCACGACTGCCGGACCGTCGTGAAGGCGCTCCACTCGAACGACACCTCGAAGACGTTCGGCACCGACTGGGAGGCGTACGGCGAGGGGAGCAAGCGCCGCATCGTCCATACCCACCTCCCGGAGAACCAGTACGAGGAGGACGTGGTTCACGCGCTGGCGCTCTACCTCGCCGAGAGCAGTCACGCCTTGGAACACGCCGACCGCGTGAGCGACTTCCTGCTCCTCGACGGTCCCATCTACCCGAAAGGCGTCCTCCGGTGGTACGCCCGGAGTTCGGTCCTGACCGACCTCTTCGAGGACTCCGAACACGTCTCGCGCATCCTCGAAAACTACGTCGAACTGGTCGAGACGTTCGCCGAGCGCGGGGTGCCTCTCGCCGGGTTCGTCAAGAACGTCTCCGCGAAGTCCGTCGTCCGGACGCTCAAGCGCGAGACCGACTTCGGCCCGGTGCCGTGGGCCCACGACGCGGGCCTGTTCGCCCAGATTCTCGAACGCCGTGAACTCGTGGGCGGGGAGTTCGAGCGGTTGACCGACGACCTGACGCTGACCAACTGGTTCGAGTCGCGCGCGGGCCTCGACGGCTTCTTCGACGACCCCGACAACCCGCACCTCGACCGGAGCCTCGACCCCGAGGAGTACAAGGTCACCTTCTGTATGGTGTACGACCCGCGCCGGGACCTCGTGTTCAAAATCGAGGCCCCGAAGGTCTTCACCAAAGACGAGGCGACGCGAGAACGAATCGAACGTCAGATTCTCCAAGAAGTCGCGCTCCAGCGCGGCCCTCCTCGCGCAATCGCGAAGGCCGACGACCTCGCGGCCATCGACCGCGGGAGCGTCGGGTCGCTCGTCAAGTCCTTCGAGAACTCGCTGGACACCGAACTCGACGAGAACTACAACGCGGTCCGCTGGGGACGGGACTACTGA
- the gpmI gene encoding 2,3-bisphosphoglycerate-independent phosphoglycerate mutase, protein MKAALIVLDGWGLGSEDGGRNAIEAAETPNFDRYAEEGAYGTLNVTGRRVGLPDGQMGNSEVGHLNIGAGRVVKQEYTRIEDAIRNGELGDNEAVASAFDYADENDGRVHFMGLVSEGGVHSDQHHLYALIELAAEQGVDAVTHAFTDGRDTAPESGAGFLSELQTVIDREETGDVATVSGRYYAMDRDQNWERTKRAYDAIVNREAEYEASSAVEAVEQSYERETTDEFVEPTLVSGGPALESGDAAVFFNFRSDRARQLTRMLADIDPVWAFDTSPPEILLATMTQYDAEFDLPVAFPPHQPEDTLGEVLAENGLTQLRIAESEKYAHVTYFLNGGREVEFDGETRKIVESPDVPTYDQQPEMSAAEVTDTAVETIESDDPDVLVLNYANPDMVGHTGDFDAAVEAVEAVDAQLGRLVAAVEEAGGHALVTADHGNADDMGTPENPHTAHTYNPVPFVYLSPEGDDGGKRVREGGSLCDIAPTLLSLIGVEQPAAMTGRNLLE, encoded by the coding sequence ATGAAGGCCGCGCTCATCGTTCTCGACGGGTGGGGACTGGGAAGTGAAGACGGAGGACGCAACGCCATCGAAGCCGCCGAGACGCCGAACTTCGACCGGTACGCCGAGGAGGGAGCCTACGGCACGCTGAACGTGACCGGGCGGCGGGTCGGCCTGCCCGACGGCCAGATGGGCAACAGCGAGGTCGGCCACCTCAACATCGGCGCGGGCCGGGTGGTCAAACAGGAGTACACCCGCATCGAGGACGCCATCCGGAACGGCGAGTTGGGCGACAACGAGGCCGTCGCGTCGGCGTTCGACTACGCCGACGAGAACGACGGCCGGGTCCACTTCATGGGCCTCGTGAGCGAGGGCGGCGTCCACTCCGACCAGCACCACCTCTACGCGCTCATCGAGTTGGCCGCCGAGCAGGGCGTCGATGCGGTCACGCACGCGTTCACCGACGGGCGGGACACCGCGCCCGAGAGCGGCGCGGGGTTCTTGAGCGAGTTGCAGACGGTCATCGACCGCGAGGAGACCGGCGACGTGGCGACCGTCTCGGGGCGGTACTACGCGATGGACCGCGACCAGAACTGGGAGCGCACCAAGCGCGCCTACGACGCCATCGTGAACCGGGAGGCGGAGTACGAGGCCTCCTCGGCGGTCGAAGCGGTCGAGCAGAGTTACGAGCGCGAGACGACCGACGAGTTCGTGGAACCGACGCTCGTCTCGGGCGGTCCCGCCCTCGAATCCGGCGACGCCGCGGTGTTCTTCAACTTCCGGTCGGACCGCGCCAGACAGCTCACGCGGATGCTCGCGGACATCGACCCGGTGTGGGCGTTCGACACCTCGCCCCCCGAGATACTGCTGGCGACGATGACTCAGTACGACGCGGAGTTCGACCTGCCGGTCGCGTTCCCGCCCCACCAGCCCGAGGACACGCTCGGCGAGGTGCTGGCGGAGAACGGCCTCACGCAACTGCGCATCGCCGAATCGGAGAAGTACGCCCACGTCACCTACTTCCTGAACGGCGGCCGGGAGGTCGAGTTCGACGGCGAGACGCGCAAAATCGTCGAGTCGCCCGACGTGCCGACCTACGACCAGCAACCGGAGATGAGCGCCGCGGAAGTCACCGACACCGCCGTCGAGACCATCGAGTCCGACGACCCCGACGTACTGGTGCTGAACTACGCGAACCCGGACATGGTGGGTCACACGGGCGACTTCGACGCCGCGGTCGAGGCAGTCGAGGCCGTGGACGCACAACTGGGCCGCCTCGTCGCGGCGGTCGAGGAGGCCGGTGGGCACGCGCTCGTCACCGCCGACCACGGCAACGCCGACGACATGGGCACGCCCGAGAACCCTCACACCGCCCACACCTACAATCCGGTCCCGTTCGTCTACCTGTCGCCCGAGGGCGACGACGGCGGCAAGCGCGTCCGCGAGGGCGGGTCGCTCTGTGATATCGCCCCGACCTTGCTCTCGCTCATCGGGGTCGAACAACCCGCCGCGATGACCGGCCGGAATCTGCTGGAGTAG
- the nadC gene encoding carboxylating nicotinate-nucleotide diphosphorylase, which produces MRVTDRKIEAWLHEDVGHRDVTNHVPGETTGRLVAKESGVAAGLDAASAVFDYLGVDCETTVAAGDRIEEGDTLLEVAGETASLLRGERVAVNVAGHSSGVATATRRAVDLAREVSDDVAIAGTRKTTPGLRGVEKRAVAAGGGDTHRLTLSGMVMVKDNHVAEMGLEEAVGHFRDEKSFATKIEVEVERPADAPRAAEAGADIVLLDNMTPEEVEEGIEALPDGVLAEASGGIGFADVPDYAATGVDVISMGALTHSADSLDLSFRTEE; this is translated from the coding sequence ATGCGAGTGACTGACCGCAAAATCGAGGCGTGGCTCCACGAGGACGTGGGCCACCGCGACGTGACCAACCACGTCCCCGGCGAGACGACGGGGCGACTCGTCGCCAAGGAGTCGGGCGTCGCGGCCGGACTCGACGCCGCGAGCGCGGTCTTCGACTACCTCGGCGTGGACTGCGAGACCACCGTCGCGGCGGGCGACCGAATCGAGGAGGGCGATACGCTACTGGAAGTCGCGGGCGAGACGGCGTCGCTCCTCCGGGGCGAGCGCGTAGCCGTGAACGTCGCGGGGCACTCCTCGGGCGTCGCCACCGCGACCCGGCGGGCCGTGGACCTCGCGCGCGAGGTCAGCGACGACGTGGCGATAGCGGGCACCCGCAAGACCACGCCCGGCCTGCGCGGCGTCGAGAAGCGCGCCGTCGCGGCGGGCGGCGGCGACACCCACCGCCTCACCCTCTCGGGGATGGTGATGGTCAAGGACAACCACGTCGCCGAGATGGGACTGGAGGAGGCGGTCGGGCACTTCCGCGACGAGAAGTCGTTCGCGACCAAAATCGAGGTCGAAGTCGAGCGCCCGGCCGACGCGCCCAGAGCGGCCGAGGCGGGGGCCGACATCGTGCTGTTGGACAACATGACGCCGGAAGAAGTCGAGGAGGGCATCGAGGCGTTGCCCGACGGCGTGCTGGCGGAGGCCAGCGGCGGCATCGGTTTCGCGGACGTGCCCGACTATGCGGCGACCGGCGTGGACGTGATTTCGATGGGCGCGCTGACCCACTCGGCGGACTCGCTGGACCTGTCGTTCCGAACCGAAGAGTAG
- a CDS encoding L-aspartate oxidase — MTDETNPLPDSTETDVLVVGSGVAGCAAALSAAREGSDVLVVTKATRPEETTSHWAQGGVATTRSDPETFAADIREASADTADPEAVEVLVENAREAVADVLVETLDVPFDREGSEFDFGIEAAHSEPRILHVDASTGKHVLGPFLSHLADHDRVTIREDTAALDLITHEGRVHGAVVESDGDTGPVFADATLLATGGIGACYRDSTNPETATGDGIAMAALAGADVEDMAYVQFHPTAYAGGEARSASKRSGETAEREEPFLVSEAVRGAGALLRNGDGERFMPDYHDDAELAPRDVVARAVADEREETGEVLLDVSPLDFESEFPDLAAKCDERGVDWTEGIPVEPSEHFLCGGIAVDDRGRTELDRLFAVGECARTGVHGANRLASTSLLEGLVWGLRAGESAAEVAARGLDHERVEAPDLRDSDPDLPAGFAREKFVRLRRVMDENVGIRRTPEGLRRATAVLRRLKGEVDAYTRTRTDRSLYELRNASVVALLVARQAMDADPVGCHALAAESEEAATDDADPEEAPNASD, encoded by the coding sequence ATGACCGACGAGACGAACCCTCTCCCCGACTCGACCGAAACGGACGTTCTCGTCGTCGGAAGCGGCGTCGCTGGCTGTGCGGCCGCGCTCTCGGCCGCCCGCGAAGGGAGCGACGTGCTGGTCGTCACGAAGGCGACTCGCCCCGAGGAGACCACCTCCCACTGGGCGCAGGGCGGGGTCGCCACGACGCGCTCGGACCCCGAGACGTTCGCGGCCGACATCCGCGAGGCGAGCGCCGACACCGCCGACCCCGAGGCCGTCGAGGTGTTGGTCGAGAACGCGCGCGAGGCCGTCGCGGACGTGCTGGTCGAGACACTGGACGTGCCCTTCGACCGCGAGGGGTCGGAGTTCGACTTCGGTATCGAAGCGGCCCACTCGGAACCCCGCATCCTCCACGTGGACGCCAGCACGGGCAAGCACGTCCTCGGGCCGTTCCTGAGCCACCTCGCGGACCACGACCGCGTGACCATTCGGGAGGACACCGCCGCGCTCGACCTGATTACTCACGAGGGTCGGGTCCACGGTGCAGTCGTGGAGTCGGACGGCGACACCGGCCCCGTCTTCGCCGACGCGACCCTCCTCGCTACCGGCGGCATCGGCGCGTGCTACCGCGACTCCACGAACCCCGAGACCGCGACCGGCGACGGGATAGCGATGGCCGCGCTGGCGGGCGCGGACGTGGAAGACATGGCCTACGTGCAGTTCCACCCGACCGCCTACGCGGGTGGCGAGGCGCGGAGCGCCTCGAAGCGGAGCGGTGAAACCGCGGAGCGCGAGGAGCCGTTCCTCGTCAGCGAGGCCGTGCGCGGAGCGGGCGCGCTCCTCCGGAACGGCGACGGCGAGCGGTTCATGCCCGACTACCACGACGACGCCGAGTTGGCTCCTCGGGACGTGGTGGCTCGCGCCGTCGCCGACGAGCGCGAGGAGACCGGCGAAGTCCTGCTCGACGTGTCCCCGCTCGACTTCGAGTCCGAGTTCCCGGACCTCGCGGCGAAGTGCGACGAGCGTGGGGTGGACTGGACCGAAGGCATCCCGGTCGAACCGAGCGAACACTTCCTCTGTGGCGGCATCGCGGTGGACGACCGCGGTCGCACGGAGTTGGACCGCCTGTTCGCGGTCGGCGAGTGCGCCCGAACCGGCGTCCACGGCGCGAACCGCCTCGCCTCCACCAGCCTGCTCGAAGGGCTGGTCTGGGGCCTGCGCGCCGGGGAATCGGCGGCAGAGGTCGCGGCTCGGGGCCTCGACCACGAGCGCGTCGAAGCGCCCGACCTCCGCGACAGCGACCCCGACCTGCCCGCCGGGTTCGCCCGCGAGAAGTTCGTCCGCCTGCGCCGCGTGATGGACGAGAACGTCGGCATCCGGCGGACGCCCGAGGGCCTGCGGCGAGCGACCGCGGTCCTCCGGCGACTCAAGGGCGAGGTGGACGCCTACACCCGAACCCGGACCGACCGGAGCCTCTACGAACTCCGGAACGCCAGCGTGGTCGCCCTGCTGGTCGCCCGGCAAGCGATGGACGCCGACCCCGTTGGATGCCACGCCCTCGCGGCGGAATCGGAGGAAGCGGCGACCGACGACGCGGACCCCGAGGAGGCCCCGAATGCGAGTGACTGA
- the nadA gene encoding quinolinate synthase NadA, whose amino-acid sequence MPKMETADIETDLSLFKYDNLEQLPDAYRELDEDERTDRIEAAKRELGDDLVILGHNYQRREIVDHADFVGDSYQLSVEAANADAEYVVFGGVTFMAESADIITDDDQTVILPSMEASCPMAGMAEALQVDAAWAEITEAAPDAEIIPITYMNSYADLKAFCAEQGGAVCTSSNAHEVFEWAFEQGDKVLFLPDKHLGENTAHRLGMEDSIAEWDPWDPEGKDAEEVAKSDIVLWDGYCQVHERFRVDHIEQIRDDHPDANVVVHPECRREVVEAADKAGSTATITQTVEEADPGETWAIGTEIHLTNHLQRWHPEVEVLPLCGDACMDCNAMRQIDPNYLTWVLEELVAGRERNVIEVAPREAELANAAMERMLEI is encoded by the coding sequence GTGCCAAAAATGGAAACGGCGGACATCGAAACCGACCTGAGTCTCTTCAAGTACGACAACCTCGAACAGTTGCCCGACGCGTATCGGGAACTGGACGAAGACGAGCGAACTGACCGCATCGAGGCCGCCAAGCGGGAGTTGGGCGACGACCTCGTGATACTAGGCCACAACTACCAGCGCCGGGAAATCGTGGACCACGCCGACTTCGTGGGCGACTCCTACCAGTTGAGCGTCGAGGCCGCAAATGCGGACGCGGAGTACGTGGTCTTCGGCGGGGTGACGTTCATGGCCGAGTCCGCGGACATCATCACCGACGACGACCAGACGGTCATCCTGCCCTCGATGGAAGCCTCGTGTCCGATGGCGGGGATGGCCGAGGCCCTGCAAGTGGACGCCGCGTGGGCCGAAATTACCGAGGCCGCACCCGACGCCGAGATAATCCCCATCACGTACATGAACTCCTACGCCGACCTGAAGGCGTTCTGCGCCGAACAGGGCGGCGCGGTCTGTACCTCCTCGAACGCTCACGAGGTCTTCGAGTGGGCCTTCGAGCAGGGCGACAAAGTACTCTTCCTGCCCGACAAGCACCTCGGCGAAAACACGGCTCACCGACTCGGGATGGAGGACAGCATCGCCGAATGGGACCCGTGGGACCCCGAGGGGAAGGACGCCGAGGAGGTCGCGAAAAGCGACATCGTCCTGTGGGACGGCTACTGTCAGGTCCACGAGCGATTCCGCGTGGACCATATCGAGCAGATTCGTGACGACCACCCCGACGCGAACGTCGTGGTCCACCCCGAGTGTCGCCGCGAGGTCGTGGAGGCCGCCGACAAAGCAGGTTCGACCGCGACGATTACGCAGACCGTCGAGGAGGCCGACCCCGGCGAGACGTGGGCCATCGGCACCGAGATTCACCTCACGAACCACCTCCAGCGGTGGCACCCCGAGGTCGAGGTCCTGCCGCTCTGTGGCGACGCGTGCATGGACTGCAACGCGATGCGCCAGATAGACCCCAACTACCTGACGTGGGTGCTGGAGGAACTGGTCGCCGGGCGCGAGCGTAACGTCATCGAGGTCGCGCCCCGCGAGGCCGAACTGGCGAACGCGGCGATGGAGCGCATGCTGGAAATCTAA
- a CDS encoding amidohydrolase, giving the protein MTAAADYIFTNAEVRALDDDDTVAEAVAVRDGEIVRVGKAYELDFLNGVETEGVDLGGRVLLPGFIDAHTHLSHVGRSLVYADLAAADSPDDSVALLAESGESGESADSDGGGASDAEGDDWILGFGYDESTWDESRYLTREDLDRVSTERPVAAFREDMHIAAVNSTALDRYVAEMPEEDVRTDEGDPTGVIVEEAVDVIYEAIEPDADEMRTLLDAAQREAHRKGVTGVHDMVRQSRAPAVYRRMELDGDLALRVRINYWSDHLDAVVETGLRTNHGSEFVRTGGIKTFTDGSFGGRTAKLSEPYADAESASGDTDGDEAATGQWVVAPEELRELVAEADAADLQLTAHAIGDEAVEEVLSAYDETADPTSSRHRVEHAELVGDESVERFAESGVVASVQPNFLKWAQEGGLYDDRLGSERRKRSNRYADLLEAGVPLAFGSDCMPMDPLFGVHQTVNAPEERQRLSVTEALRAYTRGAAYAGFDEERLGTVEVGKKADFVVLERSPWDHPEDIENIDVALTVVDGDVVYDGRD; this is encoded by the coding sequence ATGACAGCGGCGGCAGACTACATCTTCACGAACGCGGAGGTACGCGCGCTGGACGACGACGACACCGTGGCGGAGGCGGTGGCGGTTCGCGACGGCGAAATCGTCCGCGTCGGCAAGGCCTACGAACTCGACTTCCTGAACGGCGTCGAGACCGAGGGGGTAGACCTCGGCGGGCGCGTCCTCCTCCCCGGTTTCATCGACGCTCACACCCACCTCTCGCACGTCGGGCGCTCGCTGGTCTACGCCGACCTCGCGGCGGCCGACTCGCCCGACGACAGCGTGGCCCTGCTGGCTGAGTCCGGGGAGTCCGGGGAGTCCGCCGATTCGGACGGGGGAGGCGCGAGCGACGCCGAGGGAGACGACTGGATTCTGGGCTTCGGCTACGACGAGAGTACGTGGGACGAGTCGCGCTACCTGACCCGCGAGGACTTGGACCGCGTCTCGACCGAGCGCCCGGTCGCGGCGTTCCGCGAGGACATGCACATCGCGGCGGTCAACTCGACGGCGCTCGACCGCTACGTCGCCGAGATGCCCGAGGAGGACGTGCGGACCGACGAGGGCGACCCGACCGGCGTCATCGTGGAGGAGGCCGTGGACGTAATCTACGAGGCCATCGAACCCGACGCCGACGAGATGCGGACGCTCCTCGACGCGGCCCAGCGCGAGGCCCACCGGAAGGGCGTCACGGGCGTCCACGACATGGTGCGCCAGTCCCGCGCTCCGGCGGTCTACCGCCGGATGGAACTCGACGGCGACCTCGCGCTCCGGGTCCGCATCAACTACTGGTCGGACCACCTCGACGCCGTGGTCGAGACGGGCCTGCGGACCAACCACGGGAGCGAGTTCGTCCGGACCGGCGGCATCAAGACGTTTACCGACGGGAGTTTCGGCGGTCGGACGGCGAAGCTCTCGGAGCCGTACGCCGACGCCGAGAGCGCGTCTGGCGATACGGACGGCGACGAAGCGGCAACCGGTCAGTGGGTCGTCGCGCCCGAGGAGTTACGCGAACTCGTGGCCGAGGCCGACGCCGCCGACCTCCAGTTGACCGCCCACGCCATCGGCGACGAGGCCGTCGAGGAGGTCCTGTCCGCCTACGACGAGACCGCCGACCCGACCTCCTCGCGCCACCGCGTCGAACACGCCGAGTTGGTCGGTGACGAGAGCGTCGAGCGATTCGCCGAGAGCGGCGTCGTCGCGTCGGTCCAGCCCAACTTCCTGAAGTGGGCGCAGGAGGGCGGCCTCTACGACGACCGCCTCGGCTCCGAGCGGCGCAAGCGGTCGAACCGCTACGCGGACCTGCTTGAGGCTGGCGTGCCGCTGGCGTTCGGGAGCGACTGCATGCCGATGGACCCGCTGTTCGGCGTCCACCAGACGGTCAACGCGCCCGAGGAGCGCCAGCGACTCTCGGTCACCGAGGCGCTCCGGGCGTACACCCGCGGGGCGGCCTACGCCGGGTTCGACGAGGAGCGACTGGGCACCGTAGAGGTCGGCAAGAAGGCCGACTTCGTGGTCTTGGAGCGGTCGCCGTGGGACCATCCCGAGGACATCGAGAACATCGACGTGGCGCTGACGGTCGTGGACGGCGACGTGGTGTACGACGGACGGGACTGA
- a CDS encoding HalOD1 output domain-containing protein, whose protein sequence is MSEKQSSVSSKPSFTYELHTDQTPSEGVVAAVSTASGIDPATMEPLAGTIDPDAVDAMFADHYDGTPRGTGHVQFAYAGYEVVVSSDGLVSLLEDE, encoded by the coding sequence ATGAGCGAGAAGCAATCGTCCGTCAGTTCGAAGCCGTCGTTCACCTACGAACTCCACACCGACCAGACGCCCAGCGAGGGCGTCGTCGCCGCCGTTTCGACGGCCTCGGGGATCGACCCGGCGACGATGGAACCGCTCGCGGGGACCATCGACCCGGACGCCGTGGACGCGATGTTCGCGGACCACTACGACGGCACGCCGCGGGGAACCGGCCACGTCCAGTTCGCGTACGCTGGCTACGAAGTCGTCGTGAGTAGCGACGGCCTCGTCTCGCTCCTCGAAGACGAGTAG